From Ostrinia nubilalis chromosome 9, ilOstNubi1.1, whole genome shotgun sequence, one genomic window encodes:
- the LOC135074389 gene encoding RING finger protein unkempt, with translation MPSESKPLLAAQTEKPNHYKYLKEFRVEQCPSFLQHKCTQHRPFTCFHWHFNNQRRRRPVRKRDGTFNYSADNYCTKYNETSGICEDGDECPYLHRTAGDTERRYHLRYYKTCMCVHDTDARGLCTKNGAHCAFAHGAPDLRPAVLDMRELQALENPDAADGDTAAPNALDRERNLMNEDPKWQDTNYVLSSYKTEPCKRPPRLCRQGYACPQYHNSKDKRRSPRKYKYRSTPCPNVKHGEEWGEPSNCEAGDACGYCHTRTEQQFHPEIYKSTKCNDVQQAGYCPRGLFCAFAHVEPEDLSGARELAAPLECGTNLADLLSSALPPDKKPDAASPAPPHTNGSAEASECASTSSAGSSAGRAPAPPAPSNKPAAAAAAWPRAAPFDAAVLHEVVGNALDDLHLDDPLNLVAALDRDLADGELLGGSAPVNIPQARAALRGFSPPAAGSPLPPFLRYAHEPERPFGSHMKAGSFGAGGYEFPASPSPELARLREEVAATRAAAARWDERLAQARGACSAWQREADEAGRAAALAERQRDEARAAAAALRRELDTARAGRRELRGLPLAALKALQAAARAELEEIEKALYLETATKCMRCEEQPRAVTLAPCNHYVLCDACAATAAECPYCQTPVAHHQ, from the exons ATGCCGTCTGAATCAAAACCTTTGTTGGCAGCTCAAACAGAAAAACCAAATCATTACAA ATATCTAAAGGAATTCCGAGTAGAGCAGTGTCCATCGTTCCTACAACACAAATGTACACAACATAGGCCTTTCACATGTTTCCATTGGCATTTTAATAATCAAAGAAGGCGAAGACCTGTTAGAAAAAGAGACGGGACGTTTAATTATAGCGCAGATAATTATTGTACCAAATATAATGAGACATCAGGGATTTGTGAAGACGGCGacga ATGCCCGTACCTCCACCGCACAGCGGGCGACACGGAGCGCCGGTACCACCTCCGCTACTACAAGACTTGCATGTGTGTTCACGACACGGACGCGCGCGGGCTTTGTACGAAAAACGGGGCCCACTGTGCGTTCGCTCACGGGGCCCCCGACCTTCGGCCCGCCGTGCTGGATATGAGAgagttgcaggctttggagaaCCCTGACGCGGCTGATGGAGATACGGCGGCGCCGAACGCTTTAGATAGAGAACGGAATTTAATGAATGAAGACCCTAAGTGGCAAG ATACAAATTATGTACTATCATCATATAAAACTGAGCCATGTAAAAGACCACCTAGGTTATGTAGACAAGGGTATGCATGCCCTCAATATCACAATAGTAAA GATAAACGCAGATCGCCTAGGAAATACAAGTACCGCAGCACGCCGTGCCCGAACGTGAAGCACGGCGAGGAGTGGGGCGAGCCCTCCAACTGCGAGGCCGGCGACGCCTGCGGCTACTGCCACACGCGCACCGAGCAGCAGTTCCACCCAGAGATCTACAAGTCCACCAAGTGCAACGACGTGCAGCAGGCCGGCTACTGCCCGCGCGGCCTCTTTTGCGCCTTCGCGCACGTCGAGC CTGAAGATCTGAGCGGCGCCCGCGAGCTCGCCGCACCCCTGGAGTGCGGCACCAACCTCGCGGATCTGCTGTCGTCCGCGCTGCCGCCCGACAAGAAGCCCGACGCCGCCTCGCCCGCGCCGCCCCACACCAACGGCAGCGCCGAGGCCTCCGAGTGCGCCTCCACCTCCAGCGCCGGCTCCAGCGCcggccgcgcgcccgcgccgcccgcgcccagcAA caagcccgccgccgccgccgccgcctggccgcgcgccgcgcccTTCGACGCCGCCGTGCTGCACGAGGTCGTCGGCAACGCGCTCGACGACCTGCACCTCGACGACCCGCTCAACCTGGTCGCCGCGCTCGACCGCGACCTGGCCGACGGCGAGCTGCTCGGCGGCTCCGCGCCCGTCAACATCCCGCAG GCGCGCGCGGCCCTGCGCGGCTTCAGCCCGCCCGCCGCCGGCTCGCCGCTGCCGCCGTTCCTGCGGTACGCGCACGAGCCGGAGCGGCCGTTCGGCTCGCACATGAAGGCGGGCAGCTTCGGCGCCGGCGGGTACGAGTTCCCCGCGTCGCCG TCGCCGGAGCTGGCGCGGCTGCGCGAGGAGGTGGCGGcgacgcgcgcggcggcggcgcgctggGACGAGCGGCTGGCGCAGGCGCGCGGCGCGTGCTCGGCGTGGCAGCGCGAGGCGGACGAGGCGGGGCGCGCGGCGGCGCTGGCGGAGCGGCAGCGGGACgaggcgcgcgcggcggcggcggcgctgcggCGCGAGCTGGACACGGCGCGCGCGGGCCGGCGCGAGCTCCGCGGGCTGCCGCTGGCGGCGCTGAAGGCGCTgcaggcggcggcgcgcgccgaGCTCGAGGAGATCGAGAAGGCGCTGTACCTGGAGACGGCCACCAAGTGCATGCGCTGCGAGGAGCAGCCGCGCGCCGTGACGCTGGCGCCCTGCAACCACTACGTGCTGTGCGACGCGTGCGCCGCCACGGCCGCCGAGTGCCCGTACTGCCAGACGCCGGTCGCGCACCACCAGTAG
- the LOC135074392 gene encoding UPF0193 protein EVG1 homolog, with the protein MEKPDANGFVNINWPSKTIPHGGIFHSRTVQPSAEQQEFLRVLLEESKLSIAQRKKSALALREYDDKPQRAPPQMPLVRPRTSKRRSLSAIRESGAFEFEPVCPLKRGEDREKLKQRLANLMAYGDTPEQTPPAPPRLPKPKPKIPTNKETWHDLVTQIRERAEWLAEMEYLGEAGPHREIIKEQIAERMRALDALGIDSECSTARSTESGFSTLRSRENLQKSSAVKSVRSTHSNGSQDKSKPASVRSSRSQEKPQPALRSGRKKTKEENVAAYDKLSPLQYSPRRRQ; encoded by the exons ATGGAAAAACCAGATGCTAATGGATTTGTGAATATAAACTGGCCAAGCAAAACTATTCCCCATGGAGGAATATTTCATTCTCGAACTGTGCAGCCTTCAGCGGAACAGCAAGAGTTTCTCAGAG TGCTACTGGAAGAGTCAAAGTTGTCTATCGCTCAACGCAAGAAGTCCGCACTCGCGCTGCGCGAATACGATGACAAGCCGCAGCGTGCGCCGCCGCAGATGCCGCTCGTGCGCCCGCGCACCTCGAAACGACGTTCACTGTCTGCTATTAGGGAGTCTGGCGCATTCGAATTTGAAcc GGTCTGTCCTCTGAAACGAGGAGAAGATCGCGAGAAGTTAAAGCAACGGTTAGCCAACTTGATGGCATACGGTGACACTCCAGAACAGACGCCTCCTGCACCACCTCGCCTTCCTAAGCCGAAACCGAAAATTCCCACTAATAAAGAGACCTGGCATGATT TGGTCACACAAATTCGCGAGCGCGCCGAATGGCTGGCCGAAATGGAGTATCTTGGTGAAGCGGGTCCTCACCGGGAGATCATTAAGGAACAGATAGCTGAGAGAATGCGGGCCCTCGACGCTTTGGGCATTGACAGCGAATGCTCTACCGCCAGATCTACTGAGTCTGGCTTCAGCACGCTTAGAAGCAGAGAAAACCTTCAGAAAAGCAGTGCAGTAAAGTCTG TTCGTTCAACACACAGTAATGGGTCTCAAGACAAATCCAAGCCTGCCTCAGTACGCAGCAGCAGATCGCAAGAGAAACCGCAGCCGGCCCTTAGATCTGGAAGAAAGAAGACGAAAGAAGAGAATGTTGCGGCCTATGACAAGCTTTCTCCATTGCAATATTCACCAAGGCGACGACAATaa
- the LOC135074390 gene encoding ATP-dependent DNA helicase Q1-like, protein MSTIEELENDVKEVEKELINVDAQLRKWKSLQNKLQEKKLSLKNSINKLKSDSLASVDWAGTEYEWSKDVQRTLETVFKLNSFRPQQLSAINSTLSGQHTLVVMPTGAGKSLCYQLPAQVKPGITIVISPLISLMEDQVRSLTNKNIPAMLMTSTSPKEETQAALNLLKEKNSPIKLLYVTPERLAKSKRFMANLQKCHADGRLQRIAIDEVHCCSQWGHDFRPDYKFLGILSNMFPNVPILGLTATATSHVLTDVQKILNIPGCLIIKSTFNRPNLFYKIMEKPTSQEECLNILEKLLKYRYKGNTGIIYTNSIKDSEEISEGLRKRGLKVGYYHANMEAEARSKVHVKWHEKHYQAIVATVAFGMGIDKPDVRFVIHHTISKSMENYYQESGRAGRDGLRAECVTLYRMQDIFKVSTMVFSSVGNLDHLYGMVKYCITGDTCRRKLIAEHFNEDWGNDDCSKMCDVCCNPNLNIKEINLEAYCRTLSDIIDNADKQDAKLTAQKLLDAWFLKGPVNLRHKGKEPTISRTLGEDVIAYLLIENYLAESFHFTAYSTISYIKKGPNLHLAQDPEFTLKMPIRKYTYFELEEPAPCDFEPSVTKVAKDTEKTKSNGSTDKTKKKSRPIIIDDDDDLESSAPCKTEETVAKVAKDDCNSKKRKAHSSTDKVKKKSRPIIIDDDDD, encoded by the coding sequence ATGTCGACTATTGAAGAATTAGAAAACGACGTCAAAGAAGTTGAAAAAGAATTAATCAATGTTGATGCCCAGTTGCGAAAATGGAAGTCGTTACAAAACAAACTTCAAGAGAAAAAACTTTCATTGAAAAATTCTATTAACAAGTTAAAATCTGATTCTCTTGCAAGTGTTGACTGGGCTGGCACAGAATACGAGTGGTCGAAAGACGTTCAAAGGACTTTAGAGACTGTCTTTAAGTTGAATTCATTCAGGCCCCAGCAACTAAGTGCTATAAACTCTACCCTCTCTGGGCAGCACACTTTAGTTGTGATGCCGACAGGAGCCGGCAAAAGCTTGTGTTATCAACTACCTGCTCAGGTAAAACCGGGTATAACCATTGTTATATCACCCTTAATCTCATTAATGGAAGACCAAGTGCGATCTCTAACTAACAAAAATATACCAGCAATGTTGATGACAAGTACTAGTCCCAAAGAAGAAACCCAGGCAGCTCTAAATTTATTGAAGGAGAAAAATTCTCCAATCAAGCTACTGTATGTGACTCCAGAAAGACTGGCTAAGAGCAAAAGGTTTATGGCCAATCTACAGAAATGCCATGCTGATGGTAGATTACAGAGGATTGCTATAGATGAGGTGCACTGTTGCTCTCAGTGGGGACATGATTTTAGGCCTGATTATAAATTCCTTGGAATTCTTTCCAACATGTTCCCTAATGTTCCCATTTTAGGACTGACTGCAACTGCAACTAGCCATGTCCTGACAGATGTACAGAAAATTCTGAATATTCCTGGATGTTTAATTATAAAATCCACCTTCAACAGACCTAACTTATTCTATAAGATAATGGAAAAACCAACATCACAAGAAGAGTGTCTCAATATTTTGGAGAAACTTTTAAAGTACAGATATAAAGGAAATACTGGTATAATTTACACAAACAGTATAAAAGATTCAGAGGAAATATCTGAAGGACTTCGCAAGAGAGGTCTGAAAGTTGGGTATTACCATGCAAATATGGAAGCTGAGGCGAGATCTAAGGTGCACgtgaaatggcatgagaaacaTTACCAAGCTATAGTTGCCACAGTTGCTTTTGGAATGGGTATTGACAAGCCTGATGTTCGTTTTGTCATACATCACACAATAAGTAAATCAATGGAGAATTACTACCAGGAAAGTGGAAGAGCAGGACGAGATGGCTTGAGAGCAGAGTGTGTCACTTTATACAGAATGCAGGACATTTTCAAAGTAAGCACAATGGTATTTTCTTCAGTGGGTAACTTAGATCATTTGTATGGTATGGTCAAATATTGTATCACAGGAGATACATGTAGAAGGAAACTTATTGCAGAACACTTCAATGAAGACTGGGGCAATGATGATTGCAGTAAAATGTGTGATGTATGCTGTAATCCTAATTTAAATATAAAGGAAATCAATCTTGAAGCTTATTGCAGAACACTTTCTGATATAATAGACAATGCTGATAAACAAGATGCTAAATTAACTGCTCAGAAACTGCTGGATGCATGGTTTTTAAAAGGACCTGTAAATCTAAGGCATAAAGGGAAAGAGCCAACTATATCCAGAACTCTTGGTGAAGATGTCATTGCATATTTGCTAATAGAGAATTATCTGGCCGAAAGTTTTCATTTTACTGCTTACTCAACTATAAGCTACATAAAGAAAGGTCCAAATTTACATTTAGCACAGGATCCtgaatttactttaaaaatGCCAATAAGGAAATACACATATTTTGAATTGGAAGAACCAGCACCTTGTGACTTTGAACCATCTGTTACTAAGGTGGCCAAAGATACAGAGAAAACAAAATCTAATGGTTCAACAgataaaacaaagaaaaaatcaagaccaattattattgatgatgatgatgacttggaATCATCAGCTCCTTGTAAGACAGAAGAAACTGTTGCTAAGGTAGCCAAGGATGATTGCAATTCTAAGAAAAGAAAGGCCCATAGTTCAACTGACAAAGTGAAAAAGAAGTCAAGaccaattattattgatgatgatgatgattag
- the LOC135074391 gene encoding sorting nexin-8-like has product MPNNSTDIVTYEELEATDVISVELVPERKGLILKHCEYYVSSRRHGTTVTRRYNDFSQLYDVLYAKYPYRSVCRLPPKRVVVGGGSPRFLQRRRAALQRWLTLVARHPVLAHDADLRSFLCETTSRLDKPKHDEFVLAGTQEDSPREMSTEDMQAAFTTDQEQLRLALLGIDRIYQIFERVESRCEAERADIRELGNGLNALSTPSIADGPRWSHVKEAMKAAADLVTELSESPPEEMDFTEDGPGGKVLLALDALGAYRELCSRLTRGLHAERAAAAAAAPHTAASQLLRERHRYALRCSLEEARIGRAYALAALESLPELFRTHGTAHARIAALWADLHTALRHPQAKPTIK; this is encoded by the exons ATGCCAAATAACAGTACGGATATAGTGACGTATGAAGAGTTGGAAGCTACAGACGTGATTAGCGTAGAACTGGTTCCGGAGAGAAAAGGGCTGATATTGAAACATTGTGAATATTACGTGAGCTCCAGAAGACATGGCACCACTGTGACGAGGCGATACAATGACTTTTCCCAGCTGTATGATGTCTTGTATGCAAAATATCCTTATCG CTCAGTATGCCGGTTGCCGCCAAAACGTGTCGTGGTAGGCGGTGGGAGTCCTCGCTTCCTACAGCGGAGGCGAGCGGCTCTGCAGCGGTGGCTTACTCTGGTCGCCAGGCACCCAGTCTTAGCTCACGATGCGGACCTCCGCAGTTTCCTCTGCGAGACTACATCGAGGTTGGACAAACCGAAACACGATGAGTTCGTACTGGCTGGCACACAAGAAGACAGCCCT AGGGAAATGTCAACGGAGGATATGCAGGCAGCATTTACAACGGATCAGGAGCAGCTCCGCTTAGCTCTTTTGGGCATTGACAGAATATACCAGATATTTGAAAGAg TCGAAAGCAGATGTGAAGCAGAGCGGGCTGACATACGGGAATTGGGCAATGGACTAAATGCTCTGTCTACGCCATCGATAGCTGATGGGCCTAGATGGTCTCACGTCAAAGAGGCTATGAAAGCTGCAGCAGA CTTAGTGACAGAGCTGAGCGAGTCTCCTCCTGAAGAGATGGATTTCACGGAAGACGGTCCCGGTGGCAAGGTGTTACTGGCCCTTGATGCATTAGGTGCTTACCGCGAGCTATGCTCCCGGCTGACCAGGGGCCTCCATGCTGAGAGAGCCGCTGCTGCCGCTGCGGCCCCGCACACGGCGGCTTCGCAGCTGTTAAGGGAGCGGCACAGATACGCTCTCCGATGCTCACTGGAG GAAGCCCGTATCGGCCGCGCATACGCACTGGCTGCGCTAGAATCGCTGCCAGAGCTCTTCAGAACCCACGGGACCGCGCATGCGCGCATCGCAGCTCTATGGGCAGATCTACACACGGCACTACGACACCCGCAAGCCAAGCccactattaaataa
- the LOC135074396 gene encoding glutaminyl-peptide cyclotransferase-like, with amino-acid sequence MITYFSLFVLSFALVSSDGELKFFQEKAFHEAQELTNSNVRAIAQLSDMNHFKSVLNEILIPRVVGTPNHEKVGNYIVNQLKGLGWDVTENVFADTTPVFGTLNFKNIIAKLNPNADRFLVLACHYDSKYTREHVFVGATDSAVPCAMMINLAKVMSTQLDKLKQSKLSLMFIFFDGEEAFRQWGPTDSIYGARHLAQKWQSSPYKDGANDLQRMDVLVLLDLLGAPNPAFYSYFRSTEKWYIRMVSAESRLADLDQLESYAKDIEDQNNKYFKLSSSRAIIEDDHIPFLRRNVDVLHIIPSPFPSVWHQPSDDLTALDFTTIENLNKIFRVFVAEYLHLSP; translated from the exons ATGATCACGTACTTCTCTCTATTCGTGTTAAGTTTCGCGTTAGTCAGTTCGGATGGAGAGCTCAAATTTTTCCAAGAGAAG GCATTCCACGAAGCTCAAGAACTCACGAATAGCAATGTGAGAGCTATAGCCCAGCTGTCAGATATGAACCACTTCAAGAGTGTGTTAAATGAAATCCTAATACCACGAGTGGTGGGCACCCCAAACCACGAAAAAGTTGGTAATTACATCGTGAACCAATTGAAAGGGCTTGGTTGGGATGTCACGGAGAATGTGTTTGCGGACACTACGCCAGTATTTGGCACGTtgaactttaaaaatattattgccaAGTTGAACCCAAATGCAGACAGATTTTTGGTCCTGGCGTGCCATTATGACAGTAAATATACAAGAGAACATGTATTTGTTG GTGCCACCGACTCTGCAGTCCCCTGTGCCATGATGATCAACCTTGCCAAAGTGATGTCTACACAGCTGGATAAGCTGAAGCAGTCGAAGCTTAGCCTCATGTTCATATTCTTCGACGGAGAAGAAGCCTTCAGGCAGTGGGGTCCCACAGACTCCATATATGGTGCGAGGCATTTGGCACAGAAATGGCAGTCGTCACCGTACAAAGATGGAGCCAATGACTTGCAGAGGATG GACGTCCTGGTCCTCCTAGACCTCCTAGGGGCTCCCAACCCAGCATTCTACAGCTACTTCCGATCCACCGAGAAGTGGTACATCCGAATGGTCAGCGCGGAGTCCCGGCTGGCTGACCTTGACCAGCTCGAGAGCTACGCCAAGGATATAGAAGATCAGAATAATAAGTACTTCAAGCTGAGCAGTTCGAGAGCTATCATAGAAGACGACCACATACCGTTCTTGAGGAGAA ACGTAGACGTCCTGCACATAATCCCGTCTCCCTTCCCGAGCGTGTGGCACCAGCCTTCGGACGACCTCACAGCGCTCGACTTCACCACCATAGAGAATTTGAACAAGATCTTCCGAGTCTTCGTCGCCGAGTACCTTCATTTGTCACCCTAG
- the LOC135074799 gene encoding sucrose-6-phosphate hydrolase-like has protein sequence MEVLLLTVLLSVAAAEFAQDLAHVEAFIEQKRYVLKKKYRPLYHISAPVGWLNSPAGFAYFKRRYHIFYQYHPYNGAWGTMHWGQAISDNLIDWVHYPPAVLPKDFYDRHGCLAGTAVMHNNYLTLFYTGVVQTQNQTIQTQNIAISGDGIIFQKYLYNPVIRQYPANVTDFRNPKVWRFRNKWFMILGSATENRQGQLILFSSPDMFHWKYNRTLARSYGDMGYMWENPDLFEVDGQHVLILSVQGIQAESYRFRNLYQTGYVVGNFNYHSLRFENLEVSMATFTELDYGHDFYAAHTLQAYDGRRLLIAWLGMWESELVESRDGWASMMTLIREVRLSPQGRLLMTPIKEMVDLRTEILEDAWYSPGEAFHAGSKSFELIVNASSVLYDAAVTFEWHGERQYAIAYSAERGRITVDRGGIDGIRKADWSPTGHMHWRIFVDSSSIEVFCGDGEVVFSSRIYPKRGIQIRIGGEMQLHVTQYKIRRSVGYDEKLRQYLKHNFVNRIKY, from the coding sequence ATGGAGGTGTTACTACTGACCGTTTTGCTGAGCGTAGCCGCTGCCGAATTCGCACAAGATCTCGCGCACGTGGAAGCCTTCATAGAACAAAAGAGATACGTTTTGAAGAAGAAGTATCGGCCACTCTACCACATTTCGGCACCGGTTGGCTGGCTCAACAGCCCGGCTGGATTCGCCTACTTCAAACGCCGATACCACATCTTTTACCAATACCACCCGTACAATGGCGCTTGGGGCACCATGCACTGGGGTCAGGCCATCAGTGACAACCTCATCGACTGGGTGCACTATCCTCCTGCAGTGCTCCCCAAGGACTTTTACGATCGGCATGGCTGCTTGGCAGGAACAGCTGTTATGCACAACAACTACCTAACACTCTTCTACACTGGTGTCGTCCAAACGCAAAATCAGACTATCCAGACACAAAACATAGCTATTAGTGGAGATGGAATCATCTTTCAGAAATATCTGTATAATCCTGTTATTAGACAATACCCCGCGAATGTCACAGACTTCAGGAACCCTAAAGTTTGGAGATTTCGAAACAAATGGTTCATGATCCTCGGAAGTGCTACAGAAAACAGACAAGGACAGTTAATTTTATTCAGTTCTCCAGATATGTTCCATTGGAAATATAACAGGACCTTGGCAAGATCGTACGGAGACATGGGGTACATGTGGGAGAATCCTGATTTATTCGAAGTGGACGGGCAGCACGTTCTAATTCTGTCGGTCCAAGGTATTCAAGCTGAAAGCTACAGATTCAGGAATTTGTACCAAACAGGATATGTCGTGGGAAATTTTAATTACCATTCATTGCGTTTTGAGAACCTTGAAGTTTCTATGGCTACATTCACTGAATTGGATTATGGGCATGACTTCTACGCAGCTCATACGTTACAAGCGTATGATGGAAGGAGGCTTTTGATCGCTTGGCTGGGGATGTGGGAAAGTGAGTTGGTTGAATCTCGTGACGGCTGGGCAAGTATGATGACATTGATCAGGGAAGTTCGCCTAAGTCCTCAGGGCCGACTGCTGATGACGCCCATAAAGGAGATGGTAGACCTGCGAACTGAAATATTGGAGGACGCGTGGTACAGCCCTGGGGAAGCTTTCCATGCTGGGAGTAAATCCTTCGAGCTGATAGTGAACGCGAGTTCTGTGTTGTACGATGCAGCCGTGACCTTTGAATGGCACGGGGAGAGGCAATATGCGATAGCTTACTCAGCAGAACGGGGTCGTATTACTGTGGATCGTGGGGGGATAGACGGCATAAGAAAAGCAGACTGGTCCCCAACGGGTCATATGCATTGGCGAATATTCGTCGATTCGAGCTCAATAGAAGTGTTTTGTGGTGATGGTGAAGTGGTGTTCTCAAGTAGGATCTATCCAAAGAGAGGTATCCAAATAAGGATTGGTGGTGAAATGCAGCTACATGTAACCCAATATAAGATCAGGCGAAGTGTAGGCTATGATGAAAAACTGCGCcaatatttaaaacataactttGTAAATAGAATAAAGTATTGA
- the LOC135074388 gene encoding histone H3.3A, whose amino-acid sequence MARTKQTARKSTGGKAPRKQLATKAARKSAPSTGGVKKPHRYRPGTVALREIRRYQKSTELLIRKLPFQRLVREIAQDFKTDLRFQSAAIGALQEASEAYLVGLFEDTNLCAIHAKRVTIMPKDIQLARRIRGERA is encoded by the exons ATGGCACGTACCAAGCAGACAGCCCGTAAGTCTACCGGAGGAAAAGCTCCTCGCAAACAGTTGGCCACCAAGGCTGCCCGTAAATCGGCGCCAAGCACTGGTGGAGTCAAGAAGCCCCATCGTTACCGCCCTGGTACCGTGGCGCTCCGAGAAATCCGTCGTTACCAGAAGTCTACTGAGTTGCTCATCCGTAAGCTGCCGTTCCAGCGATTGGTGAGAGAAATCGCCCAGGACTTCAAAACGGATCTTCGTTTCCAGTCTGCCGCCATTGGTGCTCTGCAG gaAGCGAGTGAGGCCTATCTGGTGGGTCTGTTTGAAGACACCAACTTGTGCGCCATCCACGCGAAACGCGTAACCATTATGCCTAAAGACATCCAGCTTGCCCGGCGAATCCGTGGGGAGCGTGCTTAA